A section of the Dehalobacter sp. DCM genome encodes:
- a CDS encoding NADH-quinone oxidoreductase subunit A, producing the protein MLLNYTGVFIVLLWGIIFPIILLWAQKLLSPNNPTPAKLLTYECGLDTQGDTWIRFKLSYFMYALIFVIFDVETIFLYPWAMQFKNMGVFGIVEMVIFMAILILGFAYAWKEGALEWM; encoded by the coding sequence ATGTTACTCAATTACACAGGGGTCTTCATCGTGCTGTTGTGGGGAATCATTTTCCCGATCATTTTATTGTGGGCGCAGAAATTGCTCAGCCCCAATAATCCCACACCGGCAAAACTGCTGACCTACGAATGCGGTCTGGATACCCAAGGAGATACATGGATTCGTTTCAAACTGAGTTATTTTATGTATGCCCTGATATTTGTCATTTTTGATGTTGAAACGATTTTCCTATACCCATGGGCCATGCAGTTTAAAAACATGGGCGTATTCGGTATCGTGGAAATGGTCATCTTTATGGCGATCCTCATTCTCGGGTTTGCCTATGCCTGGAAGGAGGGTGCACTGGAATGGATGTAA
- a CDS encoding NuoI/complex I 23 kDa subunit family protein: MYGQGLLKGLSISIKHFFSKKVTQMYPEEKPVLPKRFRGWFELTPEKCTACGLCVNACPNRIISIESYKDENNKRKLSKYRMLMESCIYCGFCVEACPQDALYNTQDFEKACFFRQDLDRILYQIEPPAVQAGGSEE, translated from the coding sequence GTGTACGGACAAGGGCTGCTAAAAGGTTTAAGCATATCGATCAAGCACTTTTTCAGTAAGAAAGTGACGCAGATGTACCCAGAGGAAAAACCGGTGCTCCCGAAACGGTTTCGGGGCTGGTTTGAACTCACTCCGGAAAAATGCACCGCGTGCGGGTTATGTGTGAATGCATGCCCGAACAGAATCATTTCCATTGAAAGCTATAAGGATGAAAATAATAAGCGAAAGCTCAGTAAGTACCGGATGCTGATGGAGAGCTGCATCTATTGCGGTTTCTGTGTTGAAGCCTGTCCTCAGGACGCGCTGTACAATACACAGGATTTCGAAAAAGCATGTTTTTTCCGACAGGATCTGGACCGAATCCTTTATCAAATCGAGCCGCCTGCGGTTCAGGCTGGAGGGAGTGAAGAATAA
- the nuoK gene encoding NADH-quinone oxidoreductase subunit NuoK, with protein MTTLIHFFLNVGLPHFLILSGTLFFIGLFNVLAKKNVIAILMGMEIMLSSVNINLIAFSKYTAAPMLNGHVFALFVIALAAAEVSVGLALIISVYRKHKTVEADEIDKMKW; from the coding sequence ATGACAACACTCATTCATTTCTTTCTGAACGTTGGTCTGCCTCATTTTTTGATCCTCAGCGGAACGTTATTCTTTATCGGGCTTTTTAACGTCCTGGCCAAAAAGAATGTGATTGCCATTTTAATGGGAATGGAAATCATGCTGAGCTCAGTGAATATTAACCTGATCGCCTTCAGCAAATATACGGCTGCACCGATGCTTAACGGTCATGTTTTCGCACTTTTCGTTATTGCGTTAGCGGCCGCGGAAGTTTCGGTTGGCTTAGCGCTGATTATTTCCGTATACCGCAAACATAAAACCGTTGAAGCCGATGAAATCGATAAAATGAAATGGTAA
- a CDS encoding NADH-quinone oxidoreductase subunit D, with the protein MQDMCNVLETCEEKGTIRTQEMNINYGPQHPSTHGVYRAVLTLEGEYITKCVNHLGYLHRGMEKLAESRTYTQFIPYNGRLDYLAGMLCEESYVRAVEKLMGITDQIPERAEYIRVIMSELQRIASHLVFYASIALDMAGFTPWTYGFRERDTILDLIEMTAGNRMMPNYMRIGGVAADLPDEFMPALRKLLDIMPKCIDEYHGILTGNEIFQARTKRVAPLSAEKVLDYGLTGPNARASGVDFDLRRDEPYGIYDRFKFNVPTRQTGDSFDRYIVRMEEIVESVKIIEQAMKDIPEGPIIAKVPKLIKPPVGETYSRIEHSKGHLGFYLVSDGSPKPYRTHIYSPSFVNVAVFEEMAVGLHLQDAVVAFASLDIVLGEIDR; encoded by the coding sequence ATGCAGGATATGTGTAATGTACTGGAAACATGTGAAGAAAAAGGAACCATCCGAACGCAGGAAATGAATATTAACTACGGGCCGCAGCATCCGAGTACCCACGGCGTTTACCGGGCGGTATTGACCTTAGAGGGAGAGTATATCACCAAGTGCGTCAATCATTTGGGGTATCTGCACCGTGGTATGGAAAAACTGGCAGAGTCCCGGACTTATACCCAATTTATACCGTATAATGGACGGCTGGATTATCTGGCTGGTATGTTATGTGAAGAATCTTATGTACGCGCCGTTGAGAAACTGATGGGTATCACGGACCAAATCCCGGAACGTGCGGAATATATCCGGGTAATTATGAGTGAGCTCCAGCGTATCGCGAGTCATCTGGTATTTTATGCCTCCATCGCGTTGGATATGGCCGGGTTTACCCCGTGGACCTATGGATTTCGGGAAAGAGACACTATATTGGATCTCATCGAAATGACAGCCGGCAACCGAATGATGCCGAACTATATGCGGATCGGCGGTGTTGCGGCAGATCTTCCCGACGAATTTATGCCTGCGCTGCGCAAGCTGCTAGATATTATGCCGAAGTGTATCGATGAATACCATGGGATATTAACAGGCAATGAAATATTCCAGGCGCGTACGAAGCGGGTGGCACCGCTCTCCGCAGAGAAGGTGCTGGACTATGGCTTGACCGGGCCAAATGCCCGTGCCAGCGGCGTTGATTTTGATCTGCGCAGAGATGAGCCCTATGGAATTTATGACCGTTTTAAATTTAATGTACCCACCCGGCAAACGGGTGATAGCTTTGACCGATATATCGTCCGCATGGAAGAAATCGTTGAGAGCGTTAAAATAATTGAACAAGCCATGAAGGATATTCCCGAAGGCCCGATCATAGCAAAAGTACCGAAGCTGATCAAACCACCGGTCGGAGAGACCTATTCCCGGATCGAGCATTCCAAAGGACACCTTGGCTTCTATCTTGTGAGTGATGGTTCACCCAAACCCTACCGCACCCACATCTATTCCCCTAGTTTTGTCAATGTGGCGGTTTTCGAAGAAATGGCCGTCGGCCTCCATCTGCAGGATGCGGTTGTCGCCTTTGCTTCACTGGATATCGTTTTAGGGGAAATTGATCGATAA
- the nuoH gene encoding NADH-quinone oxidoreductase subunit NuoH, translating to MDIFLIWVDMFRNWCTVGLGLPALPVELFIKAVLVLVVIVFVLCNLIVLVWLERKFAAFYADRVGPNRIGPGGFLQFPVDIVKMLGKEDIIPGAVDKFVYKAAAITAFLSAILAWAVIPLGKDMALENLNIGLFYFIAIGSTGTIAFIMAGFGSNNKYALLGGMRTAAQMISYEIPLAFSLVGVVMITGTLNLQEIVNAQQKVWFIIPQILAFLAYFMSSIAETNRGPLDLSEGEQELVAGYFIEYSGIRYALYMVAEYAHLVAVSSISAIVFLGGWNAPFGLTFIPGIVWMIIKIYFMIFLFMWVRWTFVRVKVEHLMHIGWKFLIPLTLFNIIITGVGIYVFRMI from the coding sequence ATGGATATATTTCTTATTTGGGTCGATATGTTCAGGAACTGGTGTACTGTAGGCCTCGGTTTGCCTGCATTGCCGGTGGAACTGTTCATTAAGGCCGTCCTGGTTTTGGTTGTTATCGTCTTTGTACTCTGCAATTTGATTGTCCTCGTTTGGCTGGAACGTAAATTTGCTGCTTTTTATGCCGATCGCGTTGGTCCTAATCGGATCGGTCCTGGCGGATTTTTACAGTTCCCAGTGGACATAGTCAAAATGCTGGGAAAAGAAGATATTATTCCTGGCGCAGTTGACAAATTTGTCTACAAGGCAGCCGCAATCACCGCATTTTTAAGTGCGATTCTTGCTTGGGCTGTGATTCCGCTGGGAAAAGATATGGCTTTGGAAAATTTGAATATTGGTTTGTTCTATTTCATTGCGATCGGCTCGACCGGAACGATCGCCTTCATCATGGCTGGATTTGGATCCAACAATAAATACGCGCTGCTCGGTGGAATGAGGACAGCGGCACAGATGATCAGCTATGAGATCCCGCTGGCGTTTTCGCTGGTGGGTGTTGTGATGATCACCGGAACGCTGAATCTGCAGGAAATCGTCAACGCCCAGCAGAAAGTATGGTTTATTATTCCGCAGATCCTAGCTTTTCTGGCTTATTTTATGTCGTCGATCGCCGAAACGAACCGCGGTCCCTTAGACTTGTCGGAAGGGGAGCAGGAACTCGTTGCCGGGTACTTTATTGAATACTCCGGTATCCGTTATGCCCTGTATATGGTTGCGGAATATGCGCATCTTGTTGCAGTATCGTCTATTTCCGCCATTGTTTTCCTGGGAGGATGGAACGCACCGTTTGGTCTTACTTTCATCCCCGGCATTGTCTGGATGATCATCAAGATCTACTTTATGATTTTCCTGTTTATGTGGGTCCGTTGGACATTCGTCCGAGTCAAAGTGGAACACCTGATGCACATCGGGTGGAAATTCCTGATTCCTTTAACATTGTTCAACATTATTATAACCGGCGTGGGCATTTACGTCTTCCGGATGATATAG
- a CDS encoding NADH-quinone oxidoreductase subunit J family protein, translating to MGFTIMFYIVAAVTIGSALLMVISRNIFHSALLMMVAFLGIAGVFILLNADFLGVTQILVYAGAITIFIVFAIMFTIKGDMKKTNLFSKNVVPGALLSLVLIAVNAVMALTTKWPLSSGTPPEETAREVANLMLTKYVVAFEVTAVLLLAAMLGAIVIVKEVKKPS from the coding sequence ATGGGCTTTACGATCATGTTTTACATTGTTGCTGCCGTTACCATTGGATCGGCCTTGCTGATGGTGATCAGCAGGAATATCTTTCACAGTGCACTGCTCATGATGGTGGCATTTCTTGGAATTGCAGGTGTCTTCATCCTGCTGAATGCCGACTTCCTGGGAGTAACTCAAATCTTGGTCTATGCCGGAGCGATTACGATTTTTATCGTTTTTGCCATCATGTTTACCATCAAAGGTGATATGAAAAAAACAAATCTTTTCTCTAAAAATGTGGTTCCCGGCGCCCTGCTCTCGTTGGTCCTGATTGCAGTTAACGCGGTGATGGCACTGACCACCAAATGGCCGCTCAGCTCGGGTACACCGCCGGAAGAAACAGCCAGAGAAGTTGCCAATCTGATGCTGACCAAGTATGTTGTGGCTTTTGAAGTGACTGCTGTCTTATTACTGGCCGCGATGCTTGGTGCGATCGTCATTGTGAAAGAGGTGAAAAAACCCTCATGA
- a CDS encoding NADH-quinone oxidoreductase subunit B: MDVIKTDTNIEVPNNIILCKIEDALNWCRGRSFWPLTFGLACCAIEMMASGDARYDISRFGSEVFRPSPRQCDLLIVAGTVTKKMEPLVIRLYEQMAEPKYVLAMGSCAISGGPFKDSYNVVPGADTFLPVDVYVPGCPPRPEALFNGLLTLRKKVVSPRKFAEENKEKIMEINKERIMRNE; this comes from the coding sequence ATGGATGTAATTAAAACGGACACCAATATCGAAGTCCCAAACAATATCATTCTTTGTAAGATTGAAGATGCGCTGAACTGGTGCCGGGGCCGTTCTTTCTGGCCGCTTACGTTTGGTTTAGCCTGCTGCGCTATTGAAATGATGGCCTCCGGTGATGCCCGGTATGATATCTCGCGTTTTGGCTCCGAAGTGTTCCGACCGTCGCCAAGACAATGTGATTTACTCATTGTTGCCGGAACTGTGACCAAGAAGATGGAACCGCTGGTTATCCGTCTGTATGAACAAATGGCTGAACCGAAATATGTATTGGCGATGGGCAGCTGCGCGATCAGCGGCGGACCGTTTAAAGATTCGTATAACGTTGTTCCCGGTGCGGATACATTTTTACCTGTTGATGTCTATGTGCCGGGTTGTCCGCCCAGACCGGAAGCACTTTTTAACGGTCTTCTCACTTTGCGCAAGAAAGTCGTCAGTCCCAGAAAGTTTGCTGAAGAAAACAAAGAGAAGATCATGGAAATCAACAAGGAGAGGATCATGCGGAATGAATAA
- a CDS encoding MoaD/ThiS family protein, with translation MKIYLDSHFDDTLPPKEQGYEVPEGWSLGDLLHKLNSENLNAVVNGYFVPHDYVFQEGDDVTLFTVLSGG, from the coding sequence ATGAAAATATATTTAGACAGCCATTTTGATGATACGCTGCCGCCCAAAGAACAGGGATATGAGGTGCCGGAAGGCTGGTCTTTGGGTGATTTACTGCACAAGCTCAATTCAGAAAATCTAAACGCAGTGGTCAACGGTTATTTCGTGCCCCACGACTATGTTTTTCAGGAAGGCGACGATGTCACTCTATTTACGGTGTTGTCCGGAGGATAA
- a CDS encoding NADH-quinone oxidoreductase subunit C, producing MLNVKIGAQTEVFADNTELSIKVPRLRLVDVMMELRNHPDYKMDFLVDLTSVDYPENLTVIYHLMSMQHRHQLTVKVEISKENPCWVPSVTAVWKAAQVLEREVFDLMGIIFNDHPDLRRILLADDFVGHPLRKDFVLQPDKNTSQDGGV from the coding sequence ATGCTAAATGTGAAAATTGGTGCACAAACGGAAGTCTTTGCAGATAATACCGAACTGTCCATCAAGGTGCCGCGTCTTAGACTCGTCGATGTCATGATGGAACTCAGGAATCATCCCGATTACAAGATGGATTTTCTCGTGGATCTGACTTCTGTGGATTATCCGGAAAACTTGACGGTCATTTACCACTTAATGTCAATGCAACACCGACATCAGCTGACAGTGAAGGTCGAAATCAGTAAAGAAAATCCCTGCTGGGTCCCTTCCGTGACCGCTGTGTGGAAAGCAGCTCAAGTTCTGGAAAGAGAAGTCTTTGATCTCATGGGGATCATCTTTAACGATCATCCTGATTTGCGCAGGATACTGCTCGCGGACGATTTTGTTGGGCACCCTCTGCGTAAGGATTTTGTATTGCAGCCGGATAAGAACACCAGCCAAGATGGAGGTGTATGA